In a single window of the Cucurbita pepo subsp. pepo cultivar mu-cu-16 chromosome LG18, ASM280686v2, whole genome shotgun sequence genome:
- the LOC111780017 gene encoding tRNA (adenine(58)-N(1))-methyltransferase catalytic subunit TRMT61A isoform X2, whose protein sequence is MLPTDDLKKISFTRSIRDGDLVIVYERHDVMKAVKVCENSTFQNRFGMFKHSDWIGKPFGSKVLSNKGGFVYLLAPTPELWTLVLSHRTQILYIADISFVIMFLEIVPGCLILESGTGSGSLTTSLARAVAPTGHVYTFDFHEQRAASAREDFEKTGLTSLVTVGVRDVQGQGFPEEFVGLADSVFLDLPQPWLAIPSAERMLKQDGVLCSFSPCIEQVQRSAETLRSKFTDIRTFEVLLRTYEVREGKTESSQVEGGGSVELPPCKKRVRSKQANNTNGDSSTVMVRPCSEARGHTGYLTFARLRCLLVYVERLLKDKPT, encoded by the exons ATGTTGCCAACTGATGACTTGAAGAAGATATCTTTCACTCGTTCTATAAGGGATGGAGATTTAGTCATTGTTTATGAGAGACATGATGTCATGAAGGCTGTGAAAGTATGTGAAAATTCAACATTTCAGAATAGGTTTGGTATGTTTAAACATTCTGATTGGATTGGAAAGCCATTTGGGTCCAAGGTGTTGAGTAACAAAGGTGGCTTTGTTTACTTGTTAGCCCCAACTCCTGAATTATGGACTTTGGTTCTAAGCCACAGGACACAGATTCTATACATTGCGGACAttagttttgtaattatgtTCTTAGAGATAGTTCCTGGTTGTTTGATTCTAGAATCAGGGACTGGCAGTGGATCTTTGACGACGTCTTTAGCTAGGGCTGTAGCGCCTACAGGACACGTCTATACGTTTGATTTTCATGAACAGAGAGCTGCCTCGGCGAG AGAGGATTTTGAGAAGACTGGCTTGACCAGCTTAGTCACTGTGGGAGTTAGAGATGTTCAAGGTCAGGGCTTCCCTGAAGAGTTTGTTGGATTGGCAGATTCAGTTTTCTTGGATCTACCTCAACCTTGGTTGGCCATTCCTTCAGCTGAGAGAATGCTGAAACAAGACGGCGTATTATGCTCGTTCTCTCCATGTATCGAGCAAGTTCAACGGTCGGCCGAAACTCTACGATCTAAGTTTACAG ATATAAGAACATTTGAGGTATTGCTTCGGACTTACGAGGTTCGAGAAGGTAAAACAGAGAGCAGCCAGGTTGAAGGAGGTGGTTCTGTCGAGCTTCCACCGTGCAAGAAGCGGGTGAGATCAAAGCAAGCTAACAACACGAATGGTGATTCGAGTACGGTCATGGTTAGGCCATGTAGTGAGGCCAGAGGTCACACTGGTTATCTAACATTTGCAAGACTCAG
- the LOC111780017 gene encoding tRNA (adenine(58)-N(1))-methyltransferase catalytic subunit TRMT61A isoform X3 yields the protein MLPTDDLKKISFTRSIRDGDLVIVYERHDVMKAVKVCENSTFQNRFGMFKHSDWIGKPFGSKVLSNKGGFVYLLAPTPELWTLVLSHRTQILYIADISFVIMFLEIVPGCLILESGTGSGSLTTSLARAVAPTGHVYTFDFHEQRAASAREDFEKTGLTSLVTVGVRDVQGQGFPEEFVGLADSVFLDLPQPWLAIPSAERMLKQDGVLCSFSPCIEQVQRSAETLRSKFTDIRTFEVLLRTYEVREGKTESSQVEGGGSVELPPCKKRVRSKQANNTNGDSSTVMVRPCSEARGHTGYLTFARLRCLS from the exons ATGTTGCCAACTGATGACTTGAAGAAGATATCTTTCACTCGTTCTATAAGGGATGGAGATTTAGTCATTGTTTATGAGAGACATGATGTCATGAAGGCTGTGAAAGTATGTGAAAATTCAACATTTCAGAATAGGTTTGGTATGTTTAAACATTCTGATTGGATTGGAAAGCCATTTGGGTCCAAGGTGTTGAGTAACAAAGGTGGCTTTGTTTACTTGTTAGCCCCAACTCCTGAATTATGGACTTTGGTTCTAAGCCACAGGACACAGATTCTATACATTGCGGACAttagttttgtaattatgtTCTTAGAGATAGTTCCTGGTTGTTTGATTCTAGAATCAGGGACTGGCAGTGGATCTTTGACGACGTCTTTAGCTAGGGCTGTAGCGCCTACAGGACACGTCTATACGTTTGATTTTCATGAACAGAGAGCTGCCTCGGCGAG AGAGGATTTTGAGAAGACTGGCTTGACCAGCTTAGTCACTGTGGGAGTTAGAGATGTTCAAGGTCAGGGCTTCCCTGAAGAGTTTGTTGGATTGGCAGATTCAGTTTTCTTGGATCTACCTCAACCTTGGTTGGCCATTCCTTCAGCTGAGAGAATGCTGAAACAAGACGGCGTATTATGCTCGTTCTCTCCATGTATCGAGCAAGTTCAACGGTCGGCCGAAACTCTACGATCTAAGTTTACAG ATATAAGAACATTTGAGGTATTGCTTCGGACTTACGAGGTTCGAGAAGGTAAAACAGAGAGCAGCCAGGTTGAAGGAGGTGGTTCTGTCGAGCTTCCACCGTGCAAGAAGCGGGTGAGATCAAAGCAAGCTAACAACACGAATGGTGATTCGAGTACGGTCATGGTTAGGCCATGTAGTGAGGCCAGAGGTCACACTGGTTATCTAACATTTGCAAGACTCAGGTGCCTCTCATAA
- the LOC111780017 gene encoding tRNA (adenine(58)-N(1))-methyltransferase catalytic subunit TRMT61A isoform X1, whose product MLPTDDLKKISFTRSIRDGDLVIVYERHDVMKAVKVCENSTFQNRFGMFKHSDWIGKPFGSKVLSNKGGFVYLLAPTPELWTLVLSHRTQILYIADISFVIMFLEIVPGCLILESGTGSGSLTTSLARAVAPTGHVYTFDFHEQRAASAREDFEKTGLTSLVTVGVRDVQGQGFPEEFVGLADSVFLDLPQPWLAIPSAERMLKQDGVLCSFSPCIEQVQRSAETLRSKFTDIRTFEVLLRTYEVREGKTESSQVEGGGSVELPPCKKRVRSKQANNTNGDSSTVMVRPCSEARGHTGYLTFARLSSTAMSVSQRLSDTKTS is encoded by the exons ATGTTGCCAACTGATGACTTGAAGAAGATATCTTTCACTCGTTCTATAAGGGATGGAGATTTAGTCATTGTTTATGAGAGACATGATGTCATGAAGGCTGTGAAAGTATGTGAAAATTCAACATTTCAGAATAGGTTTGGTATGTTTAAACATTCTGATTGGATTGGAAAGCCATTTGGGTCCAAGGTGTTGAGTAACAAAGGTGGCTTTGTTTACTTGTTAGCCCCAACTCCTGAATTATGGACTTTGGTTCTAAGCCACAGGACACAGATTCTATACATTGCGGACAttagttttgtaattatgtTCTTAGAGATAGTTCCTGGTTGTTTGATTCTAGAATCAGGGACTGGCAGTGGATCTTTGACGACGTCTTTAGCTAGGGCTGTAGCGCCTACAGGACACGTCTATACGTTTGATTTTCATGAACAGAGAGCTGCCTCGGCGAG AGAGGATTTTGAGAAGACTGGCTTGACCAGCTTAGTCACTGTGGGAGTTAGAGATGTTCAAGGTCAGGGCTTCCCTGAAGAGTTTGTTGGATTGGCAGATTCAGTTTTCTTGGATCTACCTCAACCTTGGTTGGCCATTCCTTCAGCTGAGAGAATGCTGAAACAAGACGGCGTATTATGCTCGTTCTCTCCATGTATCGAGCAAGTTCAACGGTCGGCCGAAACTCTACGATCTAAGTTTACAG ATATAAGAACATTTGAGGTATTGCTTCGGACTTACGAGGTTCGAGAAGGTAAAACAGAGAGCAGCCAGGTTGAAGGAGGTGGTTCTGTCGAGCTTCCACCGTGCAAGAAGCGGGTGAGATCAAAGCAAGCTAACAACACGAATGGTGATTCGAGTACGGTCATGGTTAGGCCATGTAGTGAGGCCAGAGGTCACACTGGTTATCTAACATTTGCAAGACTCAG